The Pantoea phytobeneficialis genome has a segment encoding these proteins:
- a CDS encoding RcnB family protein, with protein MKKTTLTLVASLIACSTLISSVSWADGPGDQRWQQHGGNQHQDHGNGPDRGGNRGPDHGNNRGPDRGADRGPGRGNDHYAGRPMPQGHHGGDRFAWNGHDFRRGYPAPPEFRGPHYRVDDWRGHGLYAPPRGEYWSYIDGNYVLVAAATGIITAILLNNAFN; from the coding sequence ATGAAAAAAACAACATTGACTTTAGTCGCTTCGCTTATTGCATGCAGCACATTGATTTCCAGCGTTTCCTGGGCTGACGGCCCCGGTGACCAGCGCTGGCAGCAACACGGTGGTAATCAACATCAGGACCACGGTAATGGTCCGGATCGTGGTGGTAATCGTGGCCCTGACCACGGCAACAACCGTGGCCCTGATCGCGGCGCAGATCGTGGTCCTGGCCGTGGCAATGATCATTATGCTGGACGTCCGATGCCGCAAGGCCATCACGGTGGTGATCGCTTCGCCTGGAACGGCCATGATTTCCGTCGTGGTTACCCGGCGCCGCCGGAATTCCGTGGCCCGCATTATCGTGTCGATGACTGGCGTGGACACGGCCTGTATGCACCGCCACGCGGTGAATATTGGTCGTATATCGACGGTAACTACGTCCTTGTAGCCGCAGCCACCGGTATCATCACCGCGATTCTGCTGAATAACGCCTTCAACTAA
- a CDS encoding AI-2E family transporter: protein MQVKGLNIGFFIVILAIVTVAFFDVLTPYFSAILWAAILAVIFHPLKSVLRQKMGDRNGLASLVTLLIICLIVFTPLAIVTSSLVVELNTVYTKLQNNSSQFPTVFADLFQHLPAWARNYLSEHHLNNATQIQEKLSGFALKGGQYMAGSVFIIGKGTFTFTVGFGVMLYLLFFLLKDGAWLVSLILEALPLSTYVKHHLLLKFAAVSRATVKGTVVVAVVQGVLGGLAFWITDIDGSLLWGALMAFLSLIPAIGSAIIWVPAAIFFFATGALWKGLFLVSFFVVVVGLVDNILRPLLVGKDTKMPDYLILIATLGGMEVYGINGFVIGPLIAALFIACWNLLSGRDNRDNVEEIDEEFIEEGKQRD, encoded by the coding sequence ATGCAAGTTAAAGGTTTGAATATCGGCTTTTTCATCGTCATCCTGGCGATTGTCACGGTGGCGTTTTTTGACGTGCTCACCCCTTACTTCTCCGCCATTTTATGGGCAGCGATTCTGGCGGTGATTTTCCATCCACTGAAATCCGTGTTACGGCAAAAAATGGGGGATCGTAACGGCCTGGCCTCGCTGGTGACATTGCTGATCATCTGCCTGATCGTCTTCACACCGCTGGCTATCGTCACCTCATCGCTGGTGGTGGAGCTCAATACCGTCTACACCAAACTGCAAAACAACTCATCGCAGTTTCCGACGGTCTTTGCCGACCTGTTCCAACATTTGCCAGCGTGGGCACGTAATTATCTGTCTGAACATCATCTGAACAACGCCACGCAAATCCAGGAAAAACTCTCCGGCTTTGCCCTGAAGGGCGGCCAGTATATGGCGGGCAGCGTGTTCATCATCGGTAAAGGCACCTTCACCTTTACTGTAGGTTTTGGTGTGATGTTGTATCTGCTGTTCTTCCTGCTGAAAGATGGTGCCTGGCTGGTAAGCCTGATTTTAGAGGCGCTGCCACTCTCCACCTATGTCAAACACCATCTGCTGTTGAAGTTTGCGGCGGTGTCTCGCGCGACGGTGAAAGGCACCGTGGTGGTCGCCGTGGTACAAGGGGTATTGGGTGGATTGGCATTCTGGATCACCGATATCGATGGCAGCCTGCTGTGGGGCGCGTTAATGGCGTTTCTCTCGCTCATTCCGGCGATTGGTTCGGCGATCATTTGGGTGCCCGCCGCCATTTTCTTCTTCGCTACCGGCGCGCTGTGGAAAGGCTTGTTCCTTGTTAGCTTCTTTGTGGTGGTGGTCGGTCTGGTGGACAATATTCTGCGCCCGCTGCTGGTGGGTAAAGACACCAAAATGCCGGACTATCTGATTCTGATTGCCACGCTGGGTGGCATGGAAGTTTACGGTATCAACGGCTTTGTCATCGGTCCGTTAATTGCCGCGCTGTTTATCGCCTGCTGGAACCTGCTTTCCGGACGTGATAACCGTGACAACGTGGAAGAGATTGATGAAGAGTTTATTGAGGAAGGGAAGCAGCGCGACTGA
- a CDS encoding DUF1272 domain-containing protein → MLELRPNCECCDKDLPPESREAHICSFECTFCIDCVTGALDGHCPNCGGELVRRPIRPAAKLLRYPASTTRHLATR, encoded by the coding sequence ATGCTGGAACTTCGTCCTAACTGTGAATGCTGCGATAAAGATTTGCCGCCGGAGTCAAGAGAAGCGCATATCTGCTCGTTTGAGTGCACCTTCTGCATTGATTGCGTCACCGGGGCGCTCGATGGACATTGCCCGAACTGTGGTGGAGAGCTGGTACGCCGCCCGATACGACCCGCAGCTAAGTTACTGCGTTATCCGGCATCGACGACACGCCATCTGGCAACAAGGTAA
- a CDS encoding Cof-type HAD-IIB family hydrolase, with translation MAVVKMVAVDMDGTFLDDKKQYNRARFHACYTQLKQRGIKFVVASGNQYYQLKSFFPEIASEIAFVAENGAWIIDRDEELFCGAFSRDDVHAVMDTLQRGHYPDLKYLIAGRNSAYYFTDADESWLTKMRHYCHRLKAIDSLSDTGDDKLFKFALNLSDDYVSILMADIERLHHGAAAATSSGHGSVDLIVPGLHKANGLRLLQARWGIADEEVMAFGDGGNDLEMLVQSGFSFAMQNAPQRVKQAARYQAPSNNDEGVLQVIEQMLAGQGPFHA, from the coding sequence ATGGCCGTGGTAAAAATGGTGGCGGTAGATATGGACGGCACCTTTCTCGACGACAAAAAACAGTACAATCGCGCACGTTTTCACGCCTGTTACACCCAACTGAAACAACGTGGCATCAAATTCGTGGTCGCCAGCGGCAACCAATATTATCAGCTCAAATCCTTCTTCCCTGAGATCGCCAGCGAGATCGCCTTTGTGGCGGAGAATGGCGCGTGGATTATTGACCGGGATGAGGAGTTGTTCTGTGGGGCGTTTTCGCGTGATGACGTTCATGCGGTGATGGATACGCTACAGCGTGGTCACTATCCCGATCTGAAGTATTTGATTGCCGGTCGTAACAGCGCTTACTACTTCACCGATGCCGATGAGTCATGGTTGACGAAAATGCGGCACTATTGTCATCGCCTGAAGGCTATCGATAGCCTGAGTGATACCGGTGACGATAAGTTGTTTAAATTTGCGCTCAATCTCTCCGACGACTATGTGTCGATTTTGATGGCCGATATTGAACGCTTGCATCATGGTGCCGCAGCGGCGACGTCCAGCGGGCATGGGTCGGTTGATTTGATTGTGCCGGGTCTGCATAAGGCCAATGGATTACGCCTGTTGCAGGCGCGTTGGGGCATTGCTGATGAGGAAGTGATGGCGTTTGGCGATGGTGGCAACGACCTCGAAATGTTGGTGCAATCTGGTTTCAGCTTTGCCATGCAGAATGCGCCACAGCGTGTGAAGCAGGCGGCACGTTATCAGGCACCGTCCAATAATGACGAGGGCGTGTTGCAGGTCATTGAGCAGATGCTGGCAGGGCAGGGGCCATTCCACGCCTGA